Proteins encoded together in one Streptomyces sp. NBC_01216 window:
- a CDS encoding NADH-quinone oxidoreductase subunit NuoK: MNLELFLVLAAALFCTGLFGALTQQSVVMLMMGLELMLGGVILAAGAAWHHIAPATADGQVLIVVAITAMALEMAIGFAVVTALFRSREVDMTDMAAELRE; this comes from the coding sequence GTGAACCTGGAGCTGTTCCTGGTCCTGGCCGCCGCGCTGTTCTGCACCGGTCTGTTCGGGGCGCTGACCCAGCAGTCGGTCGTCATGCTGATGATGGGCCTGGAGCTGATGCTCGGCGGGGTGATCCTGGCGGCGGGCGCCGCCTGGCACCACATCGCTCCCGCCACGGCCGACGGCCAGGTCCTGATCGTCGTCGCCATCACCGCCATGGCCCTGGAGATGGCCATCGGTTTCGCGGTCGTCACCGCGCTGTTCCGGTCCCGCGAGGTGGACATGACCGATATGGCCGCGGAGTTGAGAGAGTGA
- a CDS encoding complex I subunit 4 family protein, protein MLTVLVFAPTAVAVLLLCLPARVPPGVPRAVWVAATAAELALAGAVWAGYDTKGGTGYEVRARWIPSAGVGYHLGVDGLSLPLLALTCVLFLACALYSLRESRRPRAYAALFLFLQTTCLGLFVSLDLILFFVFFDLSIVAMYFVIAGWGHRDAKRAALKFFLYTFVGSLALLLGFIGLYLAAVPHTFDMVELTRQNPLAGRSSYASLVLLAVVVGLAVKTPTVPFHTWLPPAHTEAPAAGSAILAGVLLKMGTYGFLRIAMPMLPGAWRRYALVLVVVGVVSVLHGALVALAQTDFKRMVAYTSVNHMGYIVLAVGAAAATADTSTQARSLAITGSVTQMVSHGLITGALFLLAGALYERGRTYDMGAYGGVAAPAPVFAALTGVAAFASLGLPGFSGFVAEFQIFTGALGPRPLATALAVLGILLTAALFLRALRRILMGPLRLPDAPGTARVFPDLRTHENAAVVPLLALTVLLGVAPRFLLDVIEPASRTVLEQLAR, encoded by the coding sequence TTGCTCACCGTCCTCGTGTTCGCGCCGACCGCGGTCGCCGTCCTGCTGCTGTGCCTCCCCGCCCGTGTCCCCCCGGGGGTGCCGCGTGCCGTCTGGGTGGCCGCGACCGCCGCCGAACTCGCCCTGGCCGGAGCCGTGTGGGCGGGGTACGACACGAAGGGCGGGACGGGGTACGAGGTGCGGGCCCGGTGGATCCCGAGCGCCGGCGTCGGCTATCACCTCGGCGTCGACGGCCTCTCACTGCCGCTGCTCGCTCTGACCTGTGTCCTCTTCCTCGCCTGCGCCCTGTACTCGCTGCGGGAGAGCCGCCGTCCGCGCGCCTACGCGGCTCTCTTCCTCTTCCTCCAGACCACCTGTCTCGGCCTGTTCGTCTCGCTCGACCTCATCCTGTTCTTCGTCTTCTTCGACCTGTCGATCGTGGCGATGTACTTCGTGATCGCCGGCTGGGGGCACCGGGATGCCAAGCGGGCCGCGCTGAAGTTCTTCCTCTACACCTTCGTCGGGTCGCTGGCGCTGCTGCTCGGATTTATCGGGCTTTACCTGGCCGCCGTCCCGCACACCTTCGACATGGTGGAACTGACGCGGCAGAACCCTCTCGCGGGACGCTCGTCCTACGCCTCCCTGGTACTGCTCGCCGTCGTCGTCGGCCTCGCCGTGAAGACGCCGACCGTGCCCTTCCACACCTGGCTGCCCCCGGCGCACACCGAAGCCCCGGCGGCGGGTTCGGCGATCCTCGCCGGGGTGCTGCTGAAGATGGGCACCTACGGCTTCCTGCGGATCGCCATGCCGATGCTCCCCGGCGCGTGGCGGCGGTACGCGCTGGTCCTGGTCGTGGTGGGGGTCGTCTCCGTCCTGCACGGCGCCCTGGTGGCTCTCGCCCAGACCGACTTCAAGCGGATGGTGGCGTACACGTCGGTCAACCACATGGGGTACATCGTCCTGGCGGTGGGAGCGGCCGCCGCGACGGCCGACACCTCGACCCAGGCACGTTCCCTGGCGATCACCGGCTCGGTCACGCAGATGGTCAGCCACGGTCTGATCACCGGGGCGCTCTTCCTCCTCGCCGGCGCGCTGTACGAGCGGGGACGGACGTACGACATGGGCGCCTACGGGGGCGTCGCCGCACCGGCACCGGTCTTCGCGGCCCTGACGGGCGTGGCCGCTTTCGCGTCGCTCGGGCTCCCCGGGTTCTCCGGCTTCGTCGCGGAGTTCCAGATCTTCACCGGAGCCCTCGGTCCGCGTCCGCTGGCCACCGCGCTGGCCGTCCTCGGCATCCTTCTCACGGCCGCGCTGTTCCTGCGCGCGCTGCGCCGGATCCTGATGGGACCGCTGCGACTGCCGGACGCGCCCGGCACCGCGCGGGTCTTCCCCGACCTGCGGACGCACGAGAACGCGGCCGTCGTGCCGCTCCTCGCGCTGACGGTCCTGCTCGGGGTCGCCCCCCGCTTCCTCCTCGACGTCATCGAGCCGGCCTCCCGCACGGTCCTGGAGCAGCTCGCCCGATGA
- a CDS encoding NADH-quinone oxidoreductase subunit J, with the protein MSVVAFWVLGVLAVTSGVLVFRFDSMARATFSLLTSLLCVGGELIVLGLDYLGIVTVLMMTIEMAIMAVFMIMFMMNPAGLMPMTMTHNTRGAGFLCAVVFALLVTGVLLVPWPPRRGTAPPDPTADLGLSLMGPHMLTMTTLGMALFATIVSSVVLATRRGRYDRYGDDLRATRPDDPVRGGVGR; encoded by the coding sequence GTGAGCGTGGTCGCGTTCTGGGTACTGGGAGTGCTCGCCGTGACGAGCGGGGTACTGGTCTTCCGTTTCGACTCGATGGCGCGCGCCACGTTCTCGCTGCTGACCTCGCTGCTGTGCGTGGGCGGGGAACTGATCGTGCTCGGTCTGGACTACCTGGGGATCGTGACCGTCCTGATGATGACGATCGAGATGGCCATCATGGCCGTCTTCATGATCATGTTCATGATGAACCCGGCGGGGCTCATGCCCATGACGATGACGCACAACACCCGGGGCGCGGGCTTCCTCTGCGCCGTGGTGTTCGCGCTGCTCGTCACCGGCGTCCTCCTCGTGCCCTGGCCGCCCCGACGCGGCACGGCACCCCCGGATCCGACCGCGGACCTGGGCCTCTCCTTGATGGGGCCCCACATGCTGACCATGACGACGCTCGGCATGGCGCTGTTCGCGACAATCGTGTCGAGCGTCGTCCTGGCCACCCGGCGCGGACGTTACGACCGCTACGGGGACGACCTCCGGGCCACGCGGCCCGACGACCCGGTCCGGGGCGGGGTCGGCCGGTGA
- a CDS encoding NADH-quinone oxidoreductase subunit 5 family protein: protein MSPLLWSLVLLPLVSGTLLALAGVRTDRWAAGTAVGAVTAALGPAVALAADAATRRPAVEAPFLNGLPVRLAVDGLSGVLVVTVTAVALVVLLFAAAEFGPEEARSRFFGLMLLFVGGMLVTVTAATLPTLLLGWELMGATSWALIGYWWREPVRTAAAETAFLTTRAADLGLYLAAGAALAARPGPLTLSGLADADEPWLSFVTAGLLVAALGKSAQLPFSFWLSRAMQGPSPVSALLHSAAMVVAGAYLLVRVGPLLDASGWGAAATAWTGAAGAVLLGLVAVAQSDLKQLLAASTCAQIGFIVLAAGAGATTGATLQLMAHAAAKSLLFLVAGAWLASWGTQQLPELRGAARSSRVLGTLCTVGALSLAGIPPLALWAAKDVLLAGALGDDTWLYMTGLAGAVVSAVYSVKILWFVWRPAPPRTTGRSRVPRGVIAPLAVPALACLALTPVAFPPLRDALDRYLAASDQRGPHVWEFALSAALALSSAVVVWVRGVRPVPLPGWAASACARWLGLEHAAHVLLVSPVLRVSHAAAAFDDRVVDRAVDASARATLAGARWTDRVLERAYDRAAEQVASGARGLGGWARRPQTGLLHQYLAQAVAAFTVLAVVLVLVR from the coding sequence GTGAGCCCGCTGCTGTGGTCACTGGTGCTCCTGCCCCTCGTATCCGGAACCCTGCTCGCGCTGGCCGGAGTCCGGACGGACCGCTGGGCCGCCGGCACGGCCGTCGGGGCCGTGACGGCGGCTCTCGGCCCGGCGGTCGCGCTGGCGGCGGACGCCGCGACGCGCCGGCCGGCCGTCGAGGCGCCTTTCCTGAACGGCCTACCCGTCCGGCTCGCCGTGGACGGACTGTCCGGGGTCCTCGTGGTCACCGTCACCGCGGTCGCCCTGGTCGTGCTGCTCTTCGCGGCGGCCGAGTTCGGCCCGGAGGAGGCCCGGTCCCGCTTCTTCGGACTGATGCTCCTCTTCGTGGGCGGCATGCTCGTCACGGTCACCGCCGCCACCCTTCCGACACTGCTGCTGGGCTGGGAGCTGATGGGCGCCACCTCGTGGGCCCTGATCGGCTACTGGTGGCGGGAGCCCGTCCGTACGGCCGCGGCCGAGACCGCCTTCCTCACCACCCGCGCGGCCGATCTCGGACTCTACCTGGCGGCCGGCGCCGCCCTCGCGGCCCGGCCCGGCCCGCTCACCCTGTCCGGGCTGGCCGACGCCGACGAGCCGTGGCTGTCGTTCGTCACGGCGGGCCTCCTCGTCGCCGCCCTCGGAAAGTCCGCACAGCTCCCCTTCAGTTTCTGGCTGTCGCGCGCCATGCAAGGCCCCAGCCCCGTGTCAGCGCTCCTTCACTCGGCCGCCATGGTGGTGGCGGGGGCGTATCTGCTCGTGCGGGTCGGACCGCTGCTCGACGCCTCGGGGTGGGGCGCGGCGGCGACCGCCTGGACAGGAGCCGCCGGAGCGGTCCTGCTCGGACTCGTCGCTGTCGCGCAGAGCGACCTGAAACAGTTGCTCGCCGCCTCCACCTGCGCGCAGATCGGGTTCATCGTGCTGGCCGCCGGGGCCGGGGCGACGACCGGGGCGACGCTACAGCTGATGGCCCACGCCGCCGCGAAGAGCCTGCTCTTCCTGGTGGCCGGCGCCTGGCTGGCGTCCTGGGGCACCCAGCAGCTCCCCGAACTGCGCGGCGCGGCCCGGTCGTCCCGGGTACTCGGGACGCTCTGCACCGTCGGCGCCCTGTCGCTCGCCGGGATCCCTCCGCTGGCCCTGTGGGCGGCGAAGGACGTGCTGCTCGCCGGAGCTCTGGGGGACGACACGTGGCTGTACATGACCGGACTCGCCGGGGCGGTGGTCTCCGCCGTCTACAGCGTCAAGATCCTGTGGTTCGTGTGGCGTCCCGCCCCCCCGCGGACGACGGGACGGTCCCGCGTCCCCCGCGGGGTGATCGCGCCGCTGGCTGTGCCCGCCCTGGCATGCCTCGCCCTCACCCCCGTCGCGTTCCCGCCGCTGCGGGACGCGCTCGACCGGTATCTCGCCGCCTCGGACCAGCGGGGTCCCCACGTCTGGGAGTTCGCCCTTTCCGCCGCGCTCGCGCTGTCGTCGGCGGTCGTCGTCTGGGTCCGCGGGGTCCGGCCGGTCCCGCTGCCCGGCTGGGCGGCGTCCGCGTGCGCGCGGTGGCTCGGTCTCGAACACGCCGCCCACGTCCTTCTCGTCTCCCCCGTGCTGCGTGTCTCGCACGCCGCCGCGGCGTTCGACGACCGCGTCGTGGACCGGGCCGTCGACGCCTCGGCCCGGGCCACGCTCGCGGGTGCCCGCTGGACCGACCGCGTACTCGAGCGGGCCTACGACAGGGCGGCCGAGCAAGTCGCCTCCGGGGCCAGAGGGCTCGGCGGCTGGGCCCGGAGGCCACAGACCGGCCTCCTGCACCAGTACCTCGCCCAGGCGGTCGCCGCCTTCACCGTCCTCGCCGTCGTGCTCGTCCTCGTGAGGTAA
- a CDS encoding NADH-quinone oxidoreductase subunit H — MADDAPLWVVLVVPAGLAVLVWAVAAVDAGPSGSGRRALALLVQQRRMVRASDVPLVRLGTGLLPVAAVLAAAVVPLGFRAVGDLPDGIVWFNAMEALAWAAVWLTGWGPNSTLSLIGGYRFLAQGLAYELPHMLAITTAALGGESLRVGAVVEAQDGVWFALWMPVAFGIYLSSALAMAFWGPFDQPVGTDTAGGAAVELCGVERLLFLGGRWLLFVVSAAFAVPLFLGGGNGPLLPGWAWTGIKTAAVLAFLLWVRRRMPTVRTERYVEVAWVVLTPLAVAQALVVALVVLGR, encoded by the coding sequence ATGGCTGACGACGCTCCGCTGTGGGTGGTCCTCGTCGTCCCGGCCGGGCTTGCGGTCCTCGTGTGGGCCGTGGCCGCGGTGGACGCCGGGCCGTCGGGAAGCGGCCGGCGCGCGCTGGCACTGCTCGTGCAGCAGCGGCGGATGGTGCGTGCGTCGGACGTGCCGCTCGTCAGACTGGGAACGGGACTGCTGCCGGTCGCCGCCGTCCTCGCCGCCGCAGTCGTGCCTCTGGGTTTCCGCGCGGTCGGCGATCTGCCCGACGGCATCGTGTGGTTCAACGCGATGGAGGCGCTGGCCTGGGCGGCCGTGTGGCTGACGGGGTGGGGCCCGAACTCGACGCTGTCGCTGATCGGCGGGTACCGGTTCCTCGCGCAGGGCCTCGCCTACGAGCTCCCGCACATGCTGGCGATCACCACGGCGGCGCTGGGCGGCGAGTCCCTGCGGGTGGGAGCGGTGGTGGAGGCGCAGGACGGGGTGTGGTTCGCGCTGTGGATGCCGGTGGCGTTCGGGATCTATCTGTCGAGCGCGCTCGCCATGGCGTTCTGGGGTCCCTTCGACCAGCCGGTGGGGACGGACACGGCAGGCGGGGCGGCCGTCGAGCTGTGCGGGGTGGAGCGGCTGTTGTTCCTGGGCGGGCGATGGCTGCTGTTCGTCGTGTCCGCGGCCTTCGCCGTACCGCTGTTCCTGGGCGGCGGGAACGGGCCGCTGCTGCCGGGCTGGGCGTGGACGGGGATCAAGACGGCGGCCGTGCTCGCCTTCCTGCTGTGGGTGCGGCGCCGGATGCCGACCGTCCGAACGGAGCGGTACGTGGAGGTGGCCTGGGTGGTGCTGACACCGCTGGCGGTGGCGCAGGCTCTGGTGGTGGCGCTGGTGGTGCTGGGCCGGTGA